The Toxorhynchites rutilus septentrionalis strain SRP chromosome 1, ASM2978413v1, whole genome shotgun sequence genome contains the following window.
CTGTTTCTCGAACTATCGTTGCTAGTGCTCACGGTGCACCTGCGTTTGACCAGCAGTGCCCCCGGCTGTTGCAATCTGTGCTGTGAAGAACCGACGACACCAAAGCCAACGCTTCGGCCGACCGTGTTTCCTCCTGCGATGGAAGAGGAATGCGATCTCGATCTACAACCTCTGGACAGTGATCAGCGGACGCGTGGTTTTTCAAGGGCTGGTAGAGGTGGTAGAGGAAGACCAGGTGGGGGTAGGGGACGGCCCGGTGGCGGAAGTGGACGACCAGGTGGGGGTAGTGGAAAACCTCCAAGCACTGGCGGCGGTAAGGGAGGCGGTAATAAAGGAGGTACTGATAAAGGAGGGACCAATAAAGGAGGAGCTGATAAAGGAGGGTCAAGTCAAGGTGAAAATATTAACAATGCTGGACAGCAAGGAGGACCCTCTGCAGGTGGAAGTAGCGAGGGCATGTCGAAGTGGGATAAAGCAGCGGTTGTGATCGGCGGTGTGAATTCTGGAGCAAATGTGGGAAATTTGGGACTGGGAATTTACGAACTTGCCAATCAGGCAGAGGGAGAGCAAGGGGAACAGGAACAAGAGGAACAAGAGGGCGGTGCAGAACAGGGAGCggaagaagaagcagaagaaggaGCCGAAGAATAGTTATGTAACTAATACAAATAATTGAATAGTGGCGAATAAACGTGGTTAAGGTATAtcaattaaaatatattttaatcattttgttttttgttaaatACACTATATATACATATTTAGACCTACTGAATTCCAACTATCAAACTAACTGAATAAATACATTCTTGTAGTATCGGGTTTTTCgataagagcgctacaaaagttttttgaaattaaacaaaaacgggtttggatatcaatgaaattctttattcatgtgaaagtacatttgtTGCTATTATGTAttgaactcgatttcttttgcacggacacgcttgcagaagtccagacgctgaacccatttttcgacggttttcaatCATAAATCGGTCGTTACTGTTGCaattcacgttcgatattcgtacgaagttcatcaatcgtcgctggcttgttgacATAAACCATAGACTTGAagtagccccacaggaaataaTCTAATGGGGTCAAATTTTACGACCGAGGCGGCGAATTGACTGAGCCATtgcgtgagataacacgctcacgaaacttggttttcaataaatcgattgttaaattcgctgtgtggcttgtgaCGCTGTCCTGTTGATACCACATATTGTCCAGGTCCATATTATcaaattcgggccaaaaatattcggttatcactgagtggtagcgattcccattcacagtaacctgtcggtcttgatcatcacggaagaagtacgtcCCAATGACGCCACCgaaccataaaccgcaccaaactttaattttttcgtgatgcaatggtgactcatggagtacgtgtggattgctgcctgaccaataacacatattttgcttattgacgaagccattcagccagaaatgagcctcatcatTGTGTGGATCCCAGAATGCACATTGACACCACTGCCAGCTATAACTGTGTCAATAATACGAGCGAATGAACCAAATGGAAACCACCATAAACCGGGTCGTGGAAGCTTTGAATTGAAACCAGCCATTTAATGGACCCAATAAAAAGGACCCAGCGAAATTGACCATAGCTTTAGCATCGGTAATGTAATTCCAGGGGACGGGAAATATTCACTGGGAGAACTTTCAACCGTTCCTTAATAATATTCCTTCCAATAAAATGTGGGAACATTGAAATCGATTCATGGATACAAAATATGTATGAAGACAGCGGAGAAGACAGAAGAATGTTTGCAGACGTGGAAGGTAGGAATATTTTTATTGACCGTACACTAACAAAAACTGCTTCAACTGCTGTTTCAAATAACTAGAAGGggtggaatcgtgtacgccatggcacaatttttttgaaccctctcacttcatcagctcttaactattctagtttaagtatttttgttttcttgttaaaagatagatgaacatctcatgatataatggatagtagaaaaattttttgttttattcttaCTGAGATCGAAAAAATTtctgaaattcgtgtctctacccCCTTAAGTTTTATTTAAACCCTtaagtaaaagttaatttttttgacgtaggacttcgtctttcatttctgttccGGGGTTTGAGTTCATAGTTTGGAAAACGATAGCGAgacgcttggagtgcaaggCTTTGAACGTTAACACAACTTTGCCggttgaacggagtggtatgataatcactcattcgaaagacaaaatgttcaagaattatatgattgttcgAAGGCCAATTTTTATACTTCCGCTATGGACTTCCCATGGAATCTCCTTTCTAGGTCGAGGAGATGTCGCACTAGCTCTTGTTCCTGTGGTGACATCTGCGGAAGTGGTCCTTGCTGtggtaaaaaatttgaattttagcgGTGCCGAATGAGTGTTGTtcttggaatgttggaattcaaCGAAGCTTTGTTCACGGGGACCCCTCCCTTAACAGCTTTTACAGCCTCTTCCATCCGCTGGTTCGTCCATGGCTTCCGGTTTctcttgcaaacgtagttagtggtcATCTGTGAAAAAagaagaaggaggagataatcaaattgttttgaaagcaaaatgtTCGTCTTTCCCTGCGGTGAAGTGTCCgacttacccgacttgattaatatttttaaacatCAAATATTTCTGAAGTAAAAATGCGAAAGCTCACAGCGGATTCGATAAAATTGGAgaaaagtgatggtaaaacaatCACGtagtgaaaaatacaaaaaaaaatctatattctacatatgaaaatttacatcgaactGTTTTTTTGCAGATAGCTTTCCCAACTTTCCCCTAAAAATTGAGTTGAATGATAAGTGTCAAAAATAAACGTGTGCGCCATCTTCAATCTAGTCAATTATGTAAAGTATAAATTTGGAACCGAAAAACTTAATTAacggatttcaaaaaatattttctacataGAAAAGTCctgaaaaattataggaggttgtgtccaagatacgaccgcattgttgacgtagaactacgctgttattttatataagtcgcttgattataccttcggatattattctataatgctgtgaaattttagaaacaactgcttagtagaacaatctctgaaatgattttttcattgtagaatcagttgataataattgattgatgattcattcttgccctcgcaaaacaatcgtatgtcgcaatttatttcatgtcaatgcattgaaaatttacctcgaaggctattccggtggcctttttcgaaattgacatagactcggctacagtcgattatatacatgttgcagcagcaccattattccatatctcataactacatcaatatatctttggcaccgcatgtaaacaacaacaatgacagcacttgcaagtatcaaatgtcatgctacatgttatttagtattgcctcaaaggaatcgcacctctagatatcgttcgtacaaactaagcgtaaaccaagcgccaaacaagcgttcaccatagcatgcatacagagccatacattggtggcttgaaactactagcaatataaacatttctcatcattttgcgctattctcaaaagaaacgcttctgttaatattactggcctcgagaagagttgcattactttctcatgctcgagagaagcgcagctgtcacccttagtggaggaagttttactactagcaagcaaaacctaattacatacaaaattccagaacatttactttcttgatgactaaacaagagaaataaactctttttgttaataacaacctcgaaaacagtagcaatgcttcattatgatcaatattagcgcaaatgcaatcctagttgaaggtagTTTTGCGGCTGGCATGCGAACCCAactaacttataacattccagtaagacattgaaGATGTTTGGTATtcctaaataattttttggtgcacaaccttaacatctgcttcgccataacgtcagtttaatgcattgatgtattctcaaaggcaccaacgaagcccttatgaagacggaaaataaacaatgttaactgcttggaaatgggggggtctccgtagccacat
Protein-coding sequences here:
- the LOC129761525 gene encoding keratin, type I cytoskeletal 9-like, yielding MGLFLELSLLVLTVHLRLTSSAPGCCNLCCEEPTTPKPTLRPTVFPPAMEEECDLDLQPLDSDQRTRGFSRAGRGGRGRPGGGRGRPGGGSGRPGGGSGKPPSTGGGKGGGNKGGTDKGGTNKGGADKGGSSQGENINNAGQQGGPSAGGSSEGMSKWDKAAVVIGGVNSGANVGNLGLGIYELANQAEGEQGEQEQEEQEGGAEQGAEEEAEEGAEE